aaagcgagttaataaaaacgtggcaaaaattagcgcatgcgtCATCTTTCCCACAGAGgcagaaatttaaactttcaggtgcagatttactgaaaaattatacttaaacCCCGGAGAAAAGTAGGGAATCCCAATCCGAGTGTTTGCCACCCTTGCCTTTGGCTCAAGTATGCGATTATACATGCGGGTTGTCCTACTTTTCTCCCTTGGTGCGTAATAtactaattatcaatttttgattaatcaaCCTCgaattgataacaactgtaactaattttttttaatttatccaaGAGGAATTATAAATGCGCTGCTCGTTTTTTACATCaatgcttaaatttttttttaattatttaataaaagttaagtCGATTATGACAGTTCAAGGTCACTgcattggaaaaatttaagaaaggaGAACTGTCTCAGAATCGCTACGAAGTTAGTctttaattgatataaaatcaGTAGAAAAATAGtagattatcaattattttttaaaaaagtaggaTAGATGTCGTATAAtatcagtgaaaaattatatggtataaaaaaaataatgtataataaaagGCCCAGGCAGTCAATACAAGGCGGAAATTCAGTCGATAACTATAGGCCCTAAAAATTTccgaaaactgaaaattttttgttatataaatcttttaaaaaaaaaatactggcttaatttttcggaaaattttattatttttggttgaaatttttatacccgacacggaaagaaaattataggaagtattACTGTTtatagttcccataatggtataggaataGTACTCATACAATTATaagaatggttcctatatattatagaaaCCATCCCTATACCATTATTGGAaccgttcctataatattataggaatggttcccataatggtatagaaACTGTTCcaataatattatgagaatggttccataatggtataggaattttacttatattattatagaaatggttcctatatattgaaaaaacttGTCACTACTCTCATATTCCCTATATTTGATTATTGCGCTGctatatacatagatataacGGGTGAACAACAATTAAAGCTCCAAAGGAAACTCAATGCTTGTGTCcgctatatttttaaaatttcgaaatatgAGCATGTTACatcatattataataatctacGATGGCTAACTTTGAAACTAAGGCGGGAGTTTTTTCTATGTTGtctactttataaaatattgtatttgaataaaaaacaacttctttcaaacaatttttgtgTACCAGAGTCTCGTTTTCGAAGAGGCGATATCCGTcgtgattatttaatattaccaAACTGTCATAGCATGAAGtatgataaatcatttttaatgggCGCAATTAGAATATGGAATGAATTACCTAGTACTTGTACGCAAAAGCCtacatttaatgaatttagGAAAGCGTGCTATGATTATTTCTTGAATAAgatgactaattaattaacgataaatgaaatgattatatgattatacattaaaaaaaaaaaaatatttatacatttataacaTACATATACTTTAAAACAATTGAATTAATATCTTTCGTTTAACCactatatatactattatataaaattatgtattttgaaTGGCCGCAAGGAGTTACGACTCCATGGccaattaagtaaataaataataataataatatattataggaaccatgcCTATACAATTATTGGGaccgttcctataatattataggaatggttcccataatagtataTGGATgtttcctataatattatgggaatgctttccataatggtataaggatggttcctataatttataggaaccatttctataatagtatgggtacaattcctatgtattataggaaccattcccataatacataggaatacttcctataattttctttagtGTAGAAGtaattttcacatttttctttgaattaatcattttattatagtATGGGGAccattcttataaattatagaaaccattcctataatattataggaagtatttatataatattatgggaatcgttTCTATGATTTATAGGAATCGTTCCCATATATTAAGGGAATGAATTTCATAATATCATAGAtaatattcctataaattataggaaccatttccataattttttttacatggagaatgatttctttttttttttttagaacgaTCGACTGAGTAATTAAgacttaaaattgaaaaaaaatagtgctATCAATGTCTTCAAACAATTATTCGACAACAAAATAATGACTCGCGAAATGTCATGACATTGCAGCGTTAAAagataagtatataaattattactactcttgtaaattatatagttatatatttcattGTGCTTTTTGTATCGCtgtatacaaatattatttcaacatttttttgataaaaaattttgattaataaaagcaaacaaaatatcatatatatattttattaatttatctgtaaaatttattttaaaatattacgatagcagtatattaatatttagtcttttgtacaatttataaaaaaaaaaaactttaatctTACAATTAATACATGGTTtagtaatagtaaaaaaaaaaaaaatactgaaatttaATGTATTCAGTAAATATACATCTACACAGCATattatgcaataaaaaaaagtcctgaataattatattaattctacagataaattgatgaaataaaaaaaaataatcgttttttttacttacatcaattttatatattaattgaactaaagtataaatttataatctcctttgattgttatttattaattaactttattaaatcatgatcgtaattaaaaaaaaatccacttgtattttaaacgaaacaataaaaaaaaaaaaacaacaattaattaaaaactttggtaacaaaaatattgtttaaaacgagaaaatgaaacaaaaaaaaaagaaacacaTTAGCACAGAGCAATGCCGTGGCGTGtactgaattaaataaaacacagCAGCAACATAAATGCCGGCATCTACTTGGATAAATTGCAAGTATAGTACAGTACAGTCtgataaataagtaattcAAATAAAGTGAGTATTTATAGTGATATATAGTATAATTAACAGCATTACTTAAGTAAAGACGTTAACTAAGATAcgaaacataaaaattgataattttttaatcagactGTACATGTATTCTTATATGTACGCATATGCATTAATATAAGATCGTAAAGTTCTTtactctttattttatatatagacatatagtAGGAATATTTTCTCGCCCAGGGACACtcacattattatttacagcCTTGTCGGTGATTTGTAATTATAACTGATGTGaattaatcattattgtttcggaattttattttttttttttacttttgctTATGTAATAGACTATTGAAGATTTTACCGATTTTAAAACATAAACGTCATGTATATTAAAtggatatttattgatttttctaaaaattcggAATAGATCTTCACATGGTTTTTTATGGGAATCTACACCATGCAACAATTCACATGAGAACCTTGTTTATATACCTATGGGGAATGTTACAATAATTTCCCATGGAAAAGTCGACATACGAACTGatcctatcaaaaaaattggcGGATTCTTAAATGGTTTTCTATAGAAATCCAACATAGATCCCGATATACTCATGGGTTCCTATGGGAATCTATTATAGATTCCTATatcgagttttatttttatttctacacCATGTCAAAATCTACATGGGAATCTTGTATGGATTAggaattaaaactaaaagtcTCATGTTAGTGATACAAATACCATAAAAAGCGTAtgtgttttcataaaatttactagagTATAAACCTTTGTATTGTAATTtagtgttttattaaaattatttgtaatttctaTAAAGATATACTTGAAGttaatcaataaatcgatAACTTATTAcaaatagatagatagataataaattttattcgaccATGAGATCTTGATCTGTAACcgttcaaaaacaaaatatcaacaTTAGTTTTgcatatataattacaatcgaaataaaaaaaaattttaatataccacgtttttaaaatgaactaaaaagtataaaataatatttctcaaaCTCATGAAGATTTAAAACGACATACAAATTCCGAACTTCTTACAGACagtcctgaaaatttataattgtgaatttttaatagtttatttatttatttatttggctATGAAGTTAAGACTTCTTGCAGCCATCCAAGTACAATATAATGCAATACAATAGCATATTACAGTATAGTATAAAATGCttattacaatataaatatatatatagaataacttattaaattattaaattatatttcaatatcatTCATTACAATATCTATTGGTATCATTCATTATGTCTCATTCAATATCGTTACAATGCTAATTAGTTAGTTAcacttaaaaagtattcaaaacatagttatgaaaatacttgtaagatttaaaacgaaaaaccTGGGGCGCATGCAATATATAACTATAAGAAGTGTATAGAAGAGTTGTCAATGAGAAAACTTACAAATCAGTCCATATTATTTGCAATACATTAAAATTGTTAGTTGAACTATTAATGCATAAATTATCTGTTGCATGGAACCCacgtttttcgttttaaatcttacaagtattttcataactattaaaaattcacaattataaattttcaggactATCTGTTAAAGTTCGAAATTTGTATGTCGTTTTAAATCTTCATGAGattgagaaatattattttatactttttaattcgttttaaaaacgtggtatattcaaaattttttttatttcgataattattttctgcttTTTAGTATTGTGtgagtgaaattttgaaatcgattttAAAGGCCTGAATAAGATAATCACGAAGAGATGCGACAAATTTCAGTTTCTTTTCACTTAATCAAATCTGAAATATAAAATCGCTATTTCTACCTACCAATAtatcaaactcattttttataagatttatacttcaaaatattaaaacaaatcaaaGCCAGAttctttttagttaaaaattttgaatatatgaCTCTATTCATGGTGCTGGAGGTCCTAGTCGTCACATTCTTTCAATCTCCTTCATTGTATTTTCATTACACGGTGTTTGTTTATCTGTCATTCAGTTGTGagctatattaaaaaatataactcatccagaaattagttttaaattaattataaaaaattcgtacTGAACAGACAAGCAAAcgtatatgaattttttattcgattttttttcatttgtttttgtttttttaatttttttcttcctctttTAGTGCTTCTCCTTctcatttacaaaaaaaattttttttcattttcttgcaTTGTCATCTAATTTTGAGCTTTGTACATGGATTCCTATGGGTTCTCATGCAATCCCACATGAATTTTTGGGATAGGGTAATCTCTATCATATTTATGATGTCAATAATTATGACTTATATTTAactcattgaaaatttaaaaatagtatatttttttaaaaaacgatttattatataattgaaatacttaatataaaaataatattctattctaataattaaaaaaaaaaaacttaatttattcCCAATAACCGGTTAAGCCGAATTAAATGTCAAGTATATTAACGTAAACTGTTTGACCTCATTTTTAGCTCAGCATTACTACAATTATTAGTTTCGCTAATTAAccagtattatatattttgtactacaaataataaatttaaataactattaagaaataaaatgtttttattgttaataataaaacactaaaacattttatttttatagtaaaaaaaaaaaaaaattttattaaaaattgctcatattaaatttattaccgataaaaattttaccatttATTCAATTCACAATCACgcaaatcaaaaaattattttatttttaatacttaataattaatttaaatttaaagtaacaTGCAAATGGCAaagcaaaatttattttatgatcttGTAGGAttactgaattaaaaaaaaaaaaattaccgagTGCAGTACAtaagttgataataaattcatcTTAATGCTcagtgataataatagtaaattataattatttagaaatacaattcgttaaaaattcattactacaatttatatttttattattatttatttacttaactaatttattatttaatgtataaaaatggatattaatttcaattgcttatattaattatatatttacacttCTTATTATGAAATCAAGGCCtcgttttttgaattttctattgaattattttttttttttatttttgtttttttttttattcataaaaatattaaaaaattaattttaattatcaaatacttatttaataatacattttataaataactaaaattcttttttcatctctcattttctttctttttttatttcatatttgtcagttacttattgttattaaaaaaaaaatatataaattaattattaatatgaataactaaattaaataataaattattcatatacaaATTGTCTGTCTCTTGTTTTTTTCCGCTCACCTCAAATACAAAGCATCGGATACTCCCGATTTACTGAcaattacgataaaaaaaaaaaaaaaaagaatttaacttaaaaaagaattgtctacaatttaaacagtgataaaaagaaattacgattcaataattactacctacctaaaaaaaaaagtaccaggtttgtgtaatttttttttgtaatgaaatgttttttaggtaaaaaaaataaatttaattttgtcgCGAGTTTGCAATCATAAGTTCAAGCTTTTCGAGTGCATATTCCAAATTGCGTGCAAGTCCAGCGCTACATCCATTTGATTGTATTGTTTCAAAACGGTACGTACGGAAATTCTTTtcttgatcaatgtaagtaaCAGCAGCCATTAATGgacacataattatttttgagtgaTCCAAGAAATtgatctagaaaaaaaaaattttttcaatttttgtttaataaaatttaaaaaataggggaattaattcaaatatttttattacggtttattttcaaaaatactgATCCCAAAATTTCAAAGACCTCAATCAATTTTCgagtttaaatttctataactatttttttaaattccgccctaaatatctcaataattattaaatttttcaaaaaattacaagacaccttttttgtagagaattttattttctacaaaaaagcattcttacaatttttcgaaaaactcaatattttcgtagatatttttaaaaaaccaatcacacttttttattaataactaaaatttttaatacaaaatttttgacatctGATCAAAGTgacagttgaaaaaaatataaatatatgagataaCCCGAGACTAGACTTTAAATTCAACCTTTTTCATAAtcactataaaataattattttattaaaaaaaaatttgtatttaaataaaaattatcaaaattttcccACTCAAAATAAAGTgccagtttaaaaattaattaaaaaaataacaaacctGAACAGTTCCATTGTTCAACTGCATAACAACCGCAGTTTGTGTGCGGAACCATTGATGCATGTAGGGTACACGTGACATGGCGTCATTTTTAACAGCAACCGAGCCACCGGCTTTCATAAGATGCTCATTCATATATTGCAAAAAGAATGTCattaacttcatttttttttctaacgatTCCGGATAATCTTTTACAGTATAATAAGTCTCAGTAAGATCACGACTGAtgtaatgaatattaaatttgttagCTAACATAATAAGTCTTGTTCCATCATTGTACATGACACCGACTCCATCATCACACAGCTGATACCCAAATCCATACTTGTCTGAATAATCAACCCACTTGCTAACCCAAACCAGAGGTTGAGCCGAAGGATCAGTATTTTCCACAGCCAATGACGCGTCAGTACGACCTGGTTTAGCAGCCAAGACTGCAGTAACTTGTTCCTTCAATGTTATCAGCATGCGCTTGATATTGCGACCAGATTTCTGCGCATCTGTTTGGGATTCGGGTGTTTTAGTGCCAGCACGCGGTGCTGGACTTGTTGGTATGCGAAATACTGCTTTTTCATCCTCTTCATTTTGATTCATTTCAGACAGTGGCTTGCGATTATGTGACTCAAGAGTGTCAAGACGTGGCGCCATTGTTAAACACGACAATGGAAGACTTCGTGGCATGTATCCAGATGTGAAAAATGGATCCTTGAGTAACTTCATAACACTGGGTCTTTTGGTTGGGTTTCCCTGCAGTGTGTTCGTTATCATCGAAATAGCGGTGCTGCTGATATTTGATGGGGTTTTGTAATTAACAGTCTTAATACGGGCATAAGTTTCGCGTAGACTTGAGGTTTCAAACGGCGGTTTACCAACCAACAGTGTGTACATGATACAGCCGATACTCCAGACATCAACTTCATATGAATGACCGGcttttgttaatatttcaGGTGCTATATAATTTGGTGTACCGCATAGTGTTTTTTTACGCTCACCATCATGTGATAATTTAGTTGCCAATCCAAAATCACCAATTTTAACTTGCAATTcatcattcaaaaataaattacctaattttaaatcacgatggattattttatttttatgtaaataataaactccGTCTAATATTTGTTTCATAAAATAACGAGTTTCACATTCTGTTAGTGCTTTTCTACGTTTGTGCAATTCCAtcattgactaaaaaaaattaaaacaaaaaaaaaaccaaaaaaattataaaaaaaataaaatcataaaaatataataaataaaataaaacaaaaattcttacTCTTTTACGACATAATTCTAATATAATATAGACGTTATAACAATCatcaaaaaaaccataaaaaccaacgatatttttgtgatttaaaCTTTTGTGAATTTGGATTTCCTGTGTCATTTTTTCACGATGATTACTTTTAGTCATCATTGACTTTGATACTATTTTACCAGCATACACATTTTGTGATTTAGATTCACGTATCTCGTAACATTTAGCAAAACCAccctataaataaaatcatatatttttttaaaattaaattatcaagttgATGTTAAAATTAAGGAAAGCATCAGTTGcctacaatattttttcatacattataAATTCTTACTTGTCagttactaaaatttattttttacagttttattGCCTACTTAAGAATATTTCATGATGTTCAATTAACTACCATATcattttatacatattattgCAGACCAGGTAGGATAACTCTGAAAACTAGGAAAAATCTCTTATCTTGCTTATTATATAAAGCAATATATATGAATCAGAGTCAGTTTCGATAATGAATTAGTCTTTCTGCAGCCCATGCTACGTAAGGGAGATGTAAGGCAGAATTATTTACGTCTACCTACCAGTCATCTTTtatgataaatcatttattgtatCTGCGATTCGTGTTTGAAATACACTACCTCCGAGCCTTACATCTCTCCCTACATTCATGGAAATTCCTAGTGctgtatacaattatttttttgaactagAAAGCTCGAATTGAAATTCACTTGACgatttaacttatttttacgATTATATTCAGTGTTATCTTTAGTTTTAcctttattataataattatctttgttttatatgatcaaatattgtaat
This genomic window from Microplitis demolitor isolate Queensland-Clemson2020A chromosome 6, iyMicDemo2.1a, whole genome shotgun sequence contains:
- the LOC103575130 gene encoding serine/threonine-protein kinase polo, with the protein product MSKDEKESIIPDVIYDETGGKSYLKGRFFGKGGFAKCYEIRESKSQNVYAGKIVSKSMMTKSNHREKMTQEIQIHKSLNHKNIVGFYGFFDDCYNVYIILELCRKRSMMELHKRRKALTECETRYFMKQILDGVYYLHKNKIIHRDLKLGNLFLNDELQVKIGDFGLATKLSHDGERKKTLCGTPNYIAPEILTKAGHSYEVDVWSIGCIMYTLLVGKPPFETSSLRETYARIKTVNYKTPSNISSTAISMITNTLQGNPTKRPSVMKLLKDPFFTSGYMPRSLPLSCLTMAPRLDTLESHNRKPLSEMNQNEEDEKAVFRIPTSPAPRAGTKTPESQTDAQKSGRNIKRMLITLKEQVTAVLAAKPGRTDASLAVENTDPSAQPLVWVSKWVDYSDKYGFGYQLCDDGVGVMYNDGTRLIMLANKFNIHYISRDLTETYYTVKDYPESLEKKMKLMTFFLQYMNEHLMKAGGSVAVKNDAMSRVPYMHQWFRTQTAVVMQLNNGTVQINFLDHSKIIMCPLMAAVTYIDQEKNFRTYRFETIQSNGCSAGLARNLEYALEKLELMIANSRQN